One genomic region from Epinephelus moara isolate mb chromosome 8, YSFRI_EMoa_1.0, whole genome shotgun sequence encodes:
- the LOC126394692 gene encoding kappa-type opioid receptor-like encodes MLLSNITDSGGVPLSVDFDSPVDYLIFIFQLLFATAAVLVAGPVVITICSTRALRLQNRFIFMLNTSICDTLVGFSVFYLGLFDVQEGYPSRNGTYNMLPSLLGVNIMTFLFAQFDRYFAVCHPFIYTRFVTRAVVITANIYCWLQVYVQSIIISFVPLSKALEVYVFGIISLQVIVFTKVVMTIKLYVIARYQLERDPPSAEKENNKESLRIIIFVVISFLVLWCPSFVNIIIRFVGGGGITFRNEATNLFAIMARLNAVCTPSVYIWGSPALREAVVRTVWGRVCPRCKAR; translated from the coding sequence ATGTTGCTCTCCAACATCACAGACTCTGGAGGAGTGCCTCTCTCGGTGGACTTCGACAGTCCTGTGGATTATCTCATCTTTATTTTCCAGCTTCTATTCgctacagctgctgttcttgtAGCAGGACCTGTGGTCATCACCATTTGCTCCACCAGAGCTCTGCGCCTCCAAAACAGGTTCATCTTCATGCTGAACACCAGTATTTGTGACACGCTGGTTGGGTTTTCAGTCTTTTATCTGGGTCTGTTTGATGTTCAGGAGGGATATCCCTCCAGAAATGGGACTTATAATATGTTACCCTCTCTTCTTGGAGTAAAtataatgacttttttattcgCGCAGTTTGACCGCTATTTTGCCGTCTGTCATCCTTTCATCTACACGCGCTTTGTAACCCGGGCAGTGGTTATCACTGCAAATATCTACTGCTGGCTTCAGGTCTATGTTCAGTCCATCATTATAAGTTTCGTTCCACTCTCCAAAGCATTAGAGGTTTATGTTTTCGGTATTATCAGCTTACAGGTCATTGTGTTCACCAAAGTGGTCATGACTATCAAACTGTATGTTATTGCCCGGTACCAGCTTGAGAGAGATCCTCCCAGTGCTGAGAAGGAAAACAACAAGGAATCACTGAGAATCATCATCTTTGTTGTCATAAGCTTCCTGGTGTTGTGGTGCCCCTCTTTTGTGAATATTATCATCAGGTTTGTAGGTGGAGGAGGGATAACGTTTAGGAACGAGGCCACCAATCTTTTCGCCATCATGGCTCGTTTAAACGCAGTGTGCACACCGTCTGTGTATATCTGGGGGAGTCCGGCTCTGAGGGAGGCCGTGGTGAGGACAGTGTGGGGCAGAGTGTGTCCAAGGTGCAAGGCGAGGTAA